A part of Sander vitreus isolate 19-12246 chromosome 8, sanVit1, whole genome shotgun sequence genomic DNA contains:
- the LOC144522021 gene encoding uncharacterized protein LOC144522021 isoform X3: protein MSAVQYLRQFVNKRLTAAAEEIFGVFEKAIVEYKEEIDRQRRLLDVVWKPEIKLHRIELPQQHVCKEEEEEVLADQQQLCIQERNSSVDQEEPEPPQIKEEEQEELCTSEEGEQLELKQETDAFMLTPTHGESEDQTLNLSISVVEEQPLNYISVKSSVVPKHNCDPCLLSHNSHEAESQNQSGGKHGDSGSTRNAEPEPKKRQHKSNSHSNNVNNSNLSRIQRKTQTG, encoded by the exons ATGTCTGCAGTTCAGTATTTGAGACAGTTTGTCAACAAGCGactaactgcggctgctgaagaAATATTCGGAGTTTTTGAAAAAGCTATCGTCGAGTACAAAGAAGAGATCGATCGTCAGCGCAGACTGCTGGATGTCGTTTGGAAACCTGAAATCAAGTTACACAGGATAG AGCTCCCACAGCAACATGTCtgtaaggaggaggaggaggaggttctCGCTGACCAGCAGCAGCTCTGTATTCAGGAGAGGAACTCCAGTGTGGACCAAGAGGAGCCAGAGCCTCCACAGATTAAagaggaggaacaggaggaactctgCACCAgtgaggagggagagcagcttgaACTGAAGCAGGAGACTGATGCCTTTATGTTGACTCCTACTCATGGTGAAAGTGAAGACCAGACTCTGAACTTAAGTATCAGTGTGGTGGAGGAACAGCCTCTAAACTACATTTCAGTTAAAAGCTCTGTGGTACCGAAACATAACTGTGACCCCTGTCTCCTCTCTCACAACTCTCATGAAGCTGAGAGCCAAAATCAGAGTGGAGGCAAGCATGGAGACTCAGGATCAACCAGAAATGCAGAGCCAGAACcaaagaaaagacaacacaaaagcaACAGTCACAGTAACAATGTAAACAACTCTAACTTGTCAAGGATTCAACGTAAAACTCAAACAG GTTGA
- the LOC144522021 gene encoding uncharacterized protein LOC144522021 isoform X2 — MSAVQYLRQFVNKRLTAAAEEIFGVFEKAIVEYKEEIDRQRRLLDVVWKPEIKLHRIELPQQHVCKEEEEEVLADQQQLCIQERNSSVDQEEPEPPQIKEEEQEELCTSEEGEQLELKQETDAFMLTPTHGESEDQTLNLSISVVEEQPLNYISVKSSVVPKHNCDPCLLSHNSHEAESQNQSGGKHGDSGSTRNAEPEPKKRQHKSNSHSNNVNNSNLSRIQRKTQTGAARGENFRLLNSHTAGC, encoded by the exons ATGTCTGCAGTTCAGTATTTGAGACAGTTTGTCAACAAGCGactaactgcggctgctgaagaAATATTCGGAGTTTTTGAAAAAGCTATCGTCGAGTACAAAGAAGAGATCGATCGTCAGCGCAGACTGCTGGATGTCGTTTGGAAACCTGAAATCAAGTTACACAGGATAG AGCTCCCACAGCAACATGTCtgtaaggaggaggaggaggaggttctCGCTGACCAGCAGCAGCTCTGTATTCAGGAGAGGAACTCCAGTGTGGACCAAGAGGAGCCAGAGCCTCCACAGATTAAagaggaggaacaggaggaactctgCACCAgtgaggagggagagcagcttgaACTGAAGCAGGAGACTGATGCCTTTATGTTGACTCCTACTCATGGTGAAAGTGAAGACCAGACTCTGAACTTAAGTATCAGTGTGGTGGAGGAACAGCCTCTAAACTACATTTCAGTTAAAAGCTCTGTGGTACCGAAACATAACTGTGACCCCTGTCTCCTCTCTCACAACTCTCATGAAGCTGAGAGCCAAAATCAGAGTGGAGGCAAGCATGGAGACTCAGGATCAACCAGAAATGCAGAGCCAGAACcaaagaaaagacaacacaaaagcaACAGTCACAGTAACAATGTAAACAACTCTAACTTGTCAAGGATTCAACGTAAAACTCAAACAG